The Streptomyces sp. 135 sequence AGCGCGGCCGGGTCCCTCGGCGGCAGCAGGTCCGCGCTGCGGCGCAGCGGGCCGAAGAGATCCGGCGTGAAGGGTATCGGTACGCCGTTCGACGACAGGTTCACGGTATGTGCCCTTCGGTCAGTAGACGCCTTCCACCGCCTCGGCACGGCCCTCGCCGTCCTCCTGGAAGGGCCGCACCGCGGCGACGCCGTCCCAGGGGAACCACGGGTGCGGGCCGGTTCTGACCGCGCTGTCCCGTTCCAGGAGGTTGGGCAGGAAGAGGTCTTCGAGGAGGGTGGTGGCCCGTACGCGGCCGCGCCGCCCGACGGCGACCTCGCGCCACGGGTCCGCCGGGTCGACGACCTTCAACACCGCGAAGGGCGGCGGGAGATGGTAGGAGTGCCCGGCTCCGGCAGGCACGCCGTCCGCCGCGTCCCGGTCCGTCACGTCGGCCTGGAGCGCGTGCCCGACCAGCGTGTTGCCGTAGGTGTCGATCCACTGCACGCCCGGCAGGTGCTCCTCGCGCAGGAACTGCGCCTCGGCGGCGGTGCACGAGGTGCCGCCCGTGCACACCGCCCGGATGCCGTACGTGTGCAGCGGGCGCGGCAGCCGCATCGCCAGTTCCAGGAGCAGCCGCGCGGTCGTGAAGAGCAGCGAAGGGCGCTCGGCGGCCAGCAGCGTCAGCGTCTGGTCGATCAGATGCGCCGTGTACGCGTCCGCCTCGCCGCCCGACCGCAGCGCGGCCTTCACCCAGCGCGGATCGAAGTCGATGGAGTGCACCGCGCCGCACCAGCTGTCCGCGAGGCCCTCCACGAAGTGCCCGTACGCGTGCGGGCCGCTCGGCGTCATGGCGAGGACGTCACCGCCGGCCACACCACGAGCCTCAAGCACGGTGCGGTAGATCTCCACGTCGTACGCGAGACGCGTGACGTTGACGATCCGGCAGGGTGCGCCCGTGGTGCCGCCGGTCTCGAAGACGCGGAAGGGACGGCCGCGGTAGCCGCGGGGGAGGAGGTCGCGGGCGTGCGCGGCGCGCAGCTCGGCCTTGTCGAAGAGGCCGAAGAGCTCCAGCGAGGCGAAGCCGTCGACGTCCTTGAGGGGATCGAAGCCGAGCGTCGGGCGCCGGGCGGCCCAGAAGGGGCTCGCGGTGTCGGGGCCGAAGTGCCAGCGCATCATCCGGCGCGTCCAGGTGTCGAGGTCCACGCCCAGCTCCGGCACACGGGTGCGCAGCGTGTCGGTCAGCGTGCTGAAGTCGGTCGGCAGCCGGGAGGTCGTCATGCGGGGCCTCGCTTCGCTGGGCGGTGCACGAACAGGGACTCGGCGGTGATGGCACGCACCGTCTCGGGCGTCGCGGTGAGGACGGCGGCGAAAGGGAAGGGGACCTCGTGACCGACCAGGGGATGACCTTCGTACGCCTCGAGCAGTACGAGGCCGGGCAGCACGCAGGGGGCGCCGTCGACCTCGGTGACGGGATCGCGGCGGGTGAGCAGACGGTCGCCCGGACGCATGCGCTCCTGGATGGAGCGCAGCGCACGGTGTGCCGTCTCCGCATCGCGGAAGACGGTGAGCGGCCAGTCGCGGGCAGCCGGGTCCGGCGGGATGGCGTCGAGCGCGGCGGCGAGGGACAACGCCAGGGCACGGCTCTGCGCGGGGTCCGTGCAGGTGACGGTGCGTACGTTGCGGCAGAACCGCCCCGAGTCGGCCGCGATCAGGGGCAGCAGCCAGTCCACGGCCGCCTCGACCGGCATTCCGGGCGGCACCAGGGCGCAGCCGCGGCCCGGACCGTGCAGGGTGAGCGAGTCCGCGTCACGGACCGAGGCGGCGAGGCCCGCGCCGCCGTAGACGATCCGCCGGTCCGCGAGCTTCAACAGGCCGTGCAGCGCCCGCTGTTCACCCGGGTAGAGGCCGATGCGGGCAGTGGGCCAGCCGACGGCGAGCAGCGCGGCGACGAGGCGTGCCGCGGAGAACGGCTCCCGTCGGCTCGGCCGCACCCACACGGCGCCCGAGCGCTCCGCCTGGTCCAGTACGGAGTCCAGGCACGTGAACGTGTTGCCCGGCAGAGCGACCAGGCTCAACCGGTCGTCGGGCACCGGCTCCCCGCCCCGCTTCGACAGCCCCTCGCGCAGCATCGCGCACCACCGGTCCACCAGCGGCCCGGGCAGCCCGGCCGTGTTCCACAGCGACGCGCGGAAGCCGTCGGCGTCCTGCGCGCCGACGCCGCCGACCGTGACGGTGCCCCGATCGAACAACTCGACTGCCTCGGCCAGCAGTTCGCGGCGGCCGGTGAGCGGGGGCAAGGTGGCGCGCGCGGTGTCCCACCACCGCCGGTCGGCATGGGTGACGATCTCCGGGACCAGCGCGAGGCCGTACGCGGCGCCTCCCGTGCCCGGCAGCGCGGCGGTGTCCAGCGACGTCCGCCACTCACCTCGCCGGAAGGCGTGGACCACCGCCGTCACGACAGCTCGTCGCGGAGGGCGGCGACCACCCGGATCTGCTCGGCCTCCGTGAGGGACGGATAGAGCGGCAGGGCGACATGGTGGCGGGCGAACCAGCGGGCCCGCTCGAACGGTCCGTCCCCGCCCATGCGGTGGTCCTCGGCGACGAAGTACGGGTGATCGCAGAGCAGATGGTCGTACACCTCACCGGCCAGGGACACGCCGTGCCGCTCCCGCAGCCGCTTCTTCAGCAGCGCGCGGTCGAGCGGCCCGTCCGGGGCCGGGTACGCGAGGTATTTGTAGAAGTTGCTCTCCGATCCGCCGGGCACGGCATGCGGCCGGATCCCGGGGACGTCGGCGAGCAACGCGTCGTAGCGGGCCGCCAGTTCGCGGCGTACCGCCAGGGTGTGCGCGAAGCGCTCCAGGTCCACCGTGCCGACGGCGGCGTGGAGTTCGCTCAGGCGCCAGTTGCCGCCGGGGCGGTCGTGGAGCGTGGAGCCCTGCGCGCTCTTGCCGTGGTCGCGCCAGCGCCGCACCTGCTCCAGGTCGTCGGGCAGCGCGGCGGACAGCAGCCCGCCCTCGCCGCTGACGGCGACCTTGGTGGGGAAGAACGAGAAGGCGCCGAACCGGCCGAACCCGCCCGCCGCGCGTCCGTCGAGCGTGGCGCCGAAGGCGTGCGCCGCGTCCTCCACCACGGGAACGCCGCGCTCTTGGCAGTACGCGAGGGCCGCGTCCAGCGCGGGCGAGACGATGCCGCCGATGTGCACCGGCAGCACGGCGGCCGTGTCGGGGTACCGGTCGAGGGCCGTGCGCAGGGCCTCGGGGTCCATGCCGAGGCCGTCCAGCTCGATGTCGACGAAGCGGACGGCCGCTCCCGCCCGCACCGCGGAAGCGGCCGTGGCGAAGAACGTGTTGACCGGCACGAGAACGGTGCGGCCCGCCACGCCGACGATCCGCAGCGCGATCTCCAGGGCCGCCGAACCGGACGCCACGGCCACCGCCCGCGTGCCGGTCCAGGCGCGGGACAGCTCCTCGAAGCGCGCGACCTGCGGGCCCTGCGTGAGCACACCTGAGGCGAGCGCGGCGTCGACACGGTCGAGCACGGCGCGCCGCTCGGACACCTCGAATCGGATGCGCTGGGCCGGGACATCGTTGCCCGCCGTGTTGTCCGCACCGGACAGGGCGCGCGTGAAGAAGTCCGCCGCGTGGCCGACGTGCGTGCCATGCCCCATGGGCAGTTCATGGATCTCCGCGGAGGCGCCCGCCGCCGCGTATGCCGCGCGGACCGTGTCCGCCGCCGCGCGCGCGTCCGCCGGTTCCAGGTAGGAGTCGGCGGTGCCGTACTGGAGCTGGAGGGGCGCCGGGGCCAGCGCGCAGTACAGGTCGGCCAGGTCGGCGTACTCCAGAATGCCGGGGAGCGCCGCCCCCTCGTGGCCCGTCAACAGCCGTTCGTACAGCGCTCGGTAGCTGCCGAGGTGGCTCGCCGCGCAGAGCGGGAGGCCCTGGCGGGGTGCCAGCAGCGCGGTGTGCAGGGCGACCGCCGCGCCGAGGCTGTGACCGAACAGGCCGAGCCGGTCGGGGTCGGCGAGCGGATGCGCCGCCAGTACGCCGAGCGCGCCCAGGGCGTCGCCGACGAGCGCGCCGAGCAGGGAGCGGCCGGTCAGCGCGAACGCGTGGGCCAGCAGGGTGCCTTCGTCCCGGCCGGCCCTGCGCTCCTCGTCGAGGCCGCCGCCGATGCCGTGGTCGAAGGAGAGGGTGACGAAGCCCGCCCGCGCCAGCTGCTCGGCGACGTTGCGGTCGGGGTGGTCCGGCGGCACGTCGCCGGTGAGCTGGTCCAGGCGGGCGTTGCGGCCGCCGAGGACCAAGACGGCCGGGCCGCGCGCGATGCCGTGTGGCGCGAGGAGGGTGCCGTGGAAGCAGCCGCGCACGGGCGAGTCGAAGACCAGCCGCTCGCGGTGCAGGCCGTCGCGTACGAGGGCGCGGGTCTCGGTGACGGCGAGGGGCGCCGGCTCGACGCGGGCCAGCCGCTCGACCACCGCGCGCAGCCGGCGGGCGGTGGCGCTGTGGCCCTCGGTGCCGTCGGCGGCCGCGCGGCGCAGGGCCGGTTCGGCGGCGAGGAGCCGGCGGAGGTGACGGAGCTGCATCCGCGGCTCAGACGAAATCGCCGTGCAGGGTGCTGGGCACTTCCAGCGCGTACGCGTCCAGCGCCTCGTCCAGTTTGATCTGGCCGCGTTTGAGGAGTTCAAGGAGTTCGTTCTGCGGACGGTAGAAACACGATTTGCACAGGTCGGTCCTGCGCGGGTTGGAGGCCTCCCATTCGGCGCGCGGGCCGCCTTCGAGGACCTCGGCATACCCCTGCTCGACGACATTGCCGATCAGATAACGGCTGTTGAGGTGGACCTGGGGGCAGGGATAGAGGTTTCCGTCGGCACCGACCGCCGTGACGAAACGGCTGTAGTGGCAGCGCTCGAAGTCGCCCTCGACCTCCTCGACCTGGTCCATCGGGCCGCGGTCCAGCTTGGGCACCGAAACCTCGAAGGCGTCGGTGGAGAGCGCCGCGGCCGTGGTGAGCGACTCGGCGATCTCCGGCATCACGGATTCGATGGTCTCGTGGCCGA is a genomic window containing:
- a CDS encoding DegT/DnrJ/EryC1/StrS family aminotransferase, with the translated sequence MQLRHLRRLLAAEPALRRAAADGTEGHSATARRLRAVVERLARVEPAPLAVTETRALVRDGLHRERLVFDSPVRGCFHGTLLAPHGIARGPAVLVLGGRNARLDQLTGDVPPDHPDRNVAEQLARAGFVTLSFDHGIGGGLDEERRAGRDEGTLLAHAFALTGRSLLGALVGDALGALGVLAAHPLADPDRLGLFGHSLGAAVALHTALLAPRQGLPLCAASHLGSYRALYERLLTGHEGAALPGILEYADLADLYCALAPAPLQLQYGTADSYLEPADARAAADTVRAAYAAAGASAEIHELPMGHGTHVGHAADFFTRALSGADNTAGNDVPAQRIRFEVSERRAVLDRVDAALASGVLTQGPQVARFEELSRAWTGTRAVAVASGSAALEIALRIVGVAGRTVLVPVNTFFATAASAVRAGAAVRFVDIELDGLGMDPEALRTALDRYPDTAAVLPVHIGGIVSPALDAALAYCQERGVPVVEDAAHAFGATLDGRAAGGFGRFGAFSFFPTKVAVSGEGGLLSAALPDDLEQVRRWRDHGKSAQGSTLHDRPGGNWRLSELHAAVGTVDLERFAHTLAVRRELAARYDALLADVPGIRPHAVPGGSESNFYKYLAYPAPDGPLDRALLKKRLRERHGVSLAGEVYDHLLCDHPYFVAEDHRMGGDGPFERARWFARHHVALPLYPSLTEAEQIRVVAALRDELS